One region of Ahniella affigens genomic DNA includes:
- a CDS encoding pseudouridine synthase has protein sequence MRRRPDEPIVRHGLARVLSKMGLASRTVAAQWIRDGRVSVNGRVVRDPEFPTRMPADRVLVADQAAVVAERVYVMLNKPRGLVTTTRDERGRATVYQCFAESGLPWLAPVGRLDQASEGLLLFSNDPGWAAAITEGSGGHAITKTYHVQIDRIPDADLLAALRAGVVDAGEALAAVSVAILRQGDKNAWLEIVLDEGRNRQIRRLLAAHDVTVLRLIRIAVGGLALGTLAKGHWRRLTESEALALAPVSVQR, from the coding sequence ATGCGTCGTCGCCCTGACGAGCCGATCGTCCGGCACGGCTTGGCGCGCGTGCTGTCGAAGATGGGACTGGCCTCGCGCACGGTGGCTGCGCAATGGATCCGGGACGGGCGGGTGTCAGTGAATGGTCGGGTGGTTCGCGACCCCGAGTTTCCCACCCGAATGCCTGCTGATCGGGTACTCGTCGCCGATCAGGCCGCCGTGGTAGCTGAACGGGTCTACGTGATGTTGAACAAACCCCGCGGCTTGGTGACCACGACCCGCGACGAACGCGGTCGCGCGACGGTATATCAGTGCTTCGCCGAGTCGGGGCTGCCTTGGCTGGCGCCGGTTGGGCGATTGGATCAGGCCAGCGAAGGGTTGCTGCTGTTCAGTAACGATCCCGGCTGGGCTGCCGCGATCACCGAAGGCAGCGGCGGCCACGCGATCACAAAGACCTATCACGTGCAGATCGACCGGATTCCGGATGCGGACTTGCTTGCGGCGCTGCGTGCTGGGGTCGTTGATGCCGGCGAGGCATTAGCTGCGGTCTCGGTCGCGATCCTCCGCCAGGGTGATAAGAACGCCTGGTTGGAAATCGTGCTGGACGAGGGACGGAACCGGCAGATTCGTCGTCTGTTAGCTGCCCATGACGTGACCGTGTTGCGCTTGATCCGAATTGCCGTTGGCGGATTGGCGCTCGGGACCTTGGCCAAAGGTCACTGGCGCAGGCTCACCGAAAGTGAAGCGCTTGCGCTGGCGCCGGTCTCAGTTCAGCGCTGA